The following are from one region of the Hyla sarda isolate aHylSar1 chromosome 6, aHylSar1.hap1, whole genome shotgun sequence genome:
- the SPTY2D1 gene encoding protein SPT2 homolog — MDFVNVLKVAASKKSNDGVAKRYSLAVGPPKKDPKVKGVQSAAVQAFLRRKEEEIRQKELEEKKKKEALLEKRKELKHDKKARAMASRTKDNFRGYNGIPVEEKPKKRSSVDQNSNIENNEYLTEEEMYEYSQSESEQEEEPEPPPPPAKKLKLSNVKRPPPPPAMNFEELLRLAAKKQHEPVEIVKPVKMNDERPRTAEELREIEFLERKNHKPSKSNGQIVKVSKSSSDKPDKHSSSKGSHSENQKQKSSSSSKSGHHDKARSGENETVKKTSEVKHKPEKHSSSSHSKSSKVPSSGNPKPSSSREPGAKQSSSSRPDMNVSVNGKLQGSSRPSGTSSSSMKSGKPLVNTGESSMRPSGGSTSSRPSGGSSSSQPFGGSSSSRPSGGSSSSQPSGGSTSSRPSGGSTSSRPSGGSSSSRPSGGSSSSRPSGGSSSSRPSGGSTSSMPSGGSSSSRPSGSSSSVRASGAAVTPSPRPTSSSISSKPSSSSSSVRPSSSARPTSGSGSVKPQSSSSSSRPSSSSGSARPSGMSGSSRPSAGNPLTNSKPKSAPSGKEGSSVRPNGGPTLSSSKLAANSGPGRPGSHPSMAPGSKPKCTVVAETISSKNFVPKSSNGPVNGVRPGQVNGVRPGPTNAMRPGQPNGMRPGPVNGMRPGQANGMRPGPPPGHRPMARPPVPNLPPITSSYKRRIDDEEDEYDSEMEDFIDDGGESQDEISQHIREIFGYDRTRYKDESDYALRYMESSFREQQKEEARSLRLGIQEDLEELRREEEELKRKTKPTKKLKQR, encoded by the exons AACTggaagagaagaagaaaaaggaggcCCTGTTGGAGAAACGTAAAGAACTGAAACATGACAAGAAAGCGAGGGCGATGGCTTCCAGGACAAAGGACAACTTCAGGGGCTACAATGGGATCCCGGTGGAAGAAAAACCCAAGAAGCGATCTAGTGTGGACCAAAATAGCAACATCGAGAACAACGAGTACCTGACAGAAGAAGAAATGTACGAGTATTCCCAGAGCGAGTCCGAGCAGGAGGAGGAACCGGAGCCGCCTCCACCACCAGCAAAAAAACTAAAGCTTTCCAATGTGAAGAGGCCTCCACCACCACCAGCCATGAACTTCGAAGAGCTGCTGCGGCTCGCTGCAAAAAAGCAACATGAGCCAGTGGAAATCGTAAAACCTGTGAAAATGAACGACGAGCGACCAAGAACCGCGGAGGAACTCCGAGAAATTGAGTTCTTGGAGCGGAAAAACCACAAACCTTCAAAAAGCAATGGCCAAATTGTAAAAGTTAGCAAAAGCTCCTCAGATAAGCCAGATAAACATTCCTCCTCCAAGGGAAGTCATTCCGAAAACCAGAAGCAGAAGAGCAGCAGCTCCTCAAAAAGTGGTCACCACGACAAAGCTCGGAGTGGAGAAAATGAGACGGTAAAAAAAACTTCTGAGGTGAAGCACAAACCCGAGAAACACTCGTCGTCCTCTCATAGTAAAAGCTCTAAGGTGCCTTCAAGTGGAAATCCCAAACCTTCATCCAGCAGAGAACCTGGTGCTAAACAGTCTTCATCTTCCAGACCAGATATGAACGTGAGTGTGAACGGAAAACTTCAGGGTAGTTCCCGACCAAGCGGCACAAGCTCAAGTTCTATGAAATCTGGAAAACCATTGGTAAACACTGGGGAAAGTTCCATGCGGCCGTCTGGTGGATCTACCTCTTCGAGGCCATCTGGTGGATCAAGTTCTTCACAACCGTTTGGTGGGTCAAGCTCTTCGCGGCCGTCTGGTGGATCTAGTTCTTCACAGCCGTCTGGTGGATCAACATCTTCGCGGCCGTCTGGGGGATCAACCTCATCGAGGCCATCTGGTGGATCTAGCTCTTCGCGGCCATCTGGTGGATCAAGCTCTTCGCGGCCGTCTGGTGGATCAAGCTCTTCGAGACCATCTGGTGGATCTACTTCTTCAATGCCATCTGGTGGATCTAGCTCTTCACGGCCTTCTGGATCCTCTAGTTCTGTACGCGCATCAGGTGCAGCTGTTACACCTTCCCCCCGACCAACAAGTAGTTCCATTTCCTCTAAACCTTCCAGTAGCTCCAGTTCTGTTCGCCCCTCTAGTTCAGCGCGGCCCACAAGTGGGTCTGGATCGGTCAAACCTCAAAGCAGCTCTAGCTCATCTCGTCCCAGCAGCAGCTCAGGTTCTGCACGTCCATCCGGTATGTCTGGATCTAGTCGACCGTCTGCTGGAAATCCCTTAACCAATAGTAAACCTAAAAGCGCCCCATCAGGCAAAGAAGGGTCTTCAGTGCGACCAAATGGAGGACCCACTTTGAGTTCTTCTAAACTTGCAGCTAATTCTGGCCCTGGAAGGCCAGGCAGTCATCCATCGATGGCACCCGGGTCAAAGCCCAAATGTACTGTGGTAGCTGAAACCATTTCATCCAAAAACTTTGTTCCTAAATCTAGTAATGGACCAGTAAATGGGGTGAGACCTGGACAAGTAAATGGTGTTCGACCTGGACCCACAAATGCAATGAGACCGGGACAACCTAATGGAATGAGACCGGGACCTGTAAATGGAATGAGACCGGGGCAAGCGAATGGAATGAGACCTGGACCACCACCAGGACACAGACCAATGGCTCGCCCACCAG ttcccaATCTGCCGCCCATAACCAGCTCCTACAAACGAAGAATCGACGACGAGGAGGATGAGTACGACTCCGAAATGGAAGACTTCATCGATGACGGAGGGGAATCTCAGGACGAGATTTCACAGCACATCCGAGAAATATTCGGCTACGACAGAACAAG GTACAAGGACGAGAGCGACTACGCCTTGCGATACATGGAGAGCTCCTTCCGAGAACAGCAAAAAGAGGAGGCGAGAAG CCTACGGTTAGGCATACAGGAAGACCTGGAGGAGCTGAGGCGTGAAGAGGAGGAACTAAAGAGAAAAACTAAACCCACTAAAAAGCTAAAACAGCGATAG
- the UEVLD gene encoding ubiquitin-conjugating enzyme E2 variant 3 isoform X1: protein MEYNITIKNVQRFLFSSMFCSLLITSSTSEYKFRDLTIEELKDVHRAFPNFLYSMDTYTFKDGSQKDLLNLSGTVPMKFQGSSYNIPICLWLLDSHPFAPPLCFLKPTQIMGIRVGKHIDSHGRIYLPYLQNWSHPKSTILGLIKEMAAAFEQELPLYSLSAEEAARQKELLSFISRVTDGVSSIDVSARSHNKVTVIGGGDLALACLLAISAKRAADKFVLLDISDGGSKGGGATDLELFSIPNVEVSKDLSSVAGSKVIVITVNAWSNAQSYLEVLQSNVDLLRGFVPAVSYYCPDSVLVIASQPVEIMTYVAWKLSGLPHRQVVGIGCNLDTVRFQRIVQTMANSSEESQTGWVIGEQGADKVTSWGDSNPANNHTTSAKIYPKLFQEQLTNRAMEVMKGKGQRSWSIGLSVADITDTIVQNKKKIHSVSSLAKGFFSIQKEVFLSVPCVLGQGGVLETPQILQHEDDVSETLHKSAASIYDLQQQLSL from the exons ATGGAATATAATATCACAATAAAAAATGTGCAGAGATTCCTGTTCAGCAGCATGTTCTGTAGTCTCCTCATCACGTCAAGTACGTCAGAG TATAAATTTCGGGACCTGACCATCGAAGAGTTAAAGGATGTCCACCGAGCCTTCCCCAACTTCCTCTATTCCATGGACACCTACA catttAAAGATGGATCTCAGAAGGATTTGTTGAATCTCTCAGGAACAGTTCCCATGAAGTTCCAGG GAAGCTCCTATAACATCCCCATCTGCCTGTGGCTCCTGGATTCTCACCCGTTCGCCCCACCGCTCTGTTTTCTGAAGCCGACGCAGATCATGGGGATCAGAGTTGGGAAGCACATAGATAGTCATGGCCGGATCTATTTGCCGTATCTGCAGAACTGGAGCCAT CCCAAGTCTACCATCCTCGGCTTGATCAAAGAAATGGCAGCAGCCTTCGAGCAGGAGCTTCCGCTCTATTCCCTCTCCGCTGAAGAAGCCGCCAGACAGAAGGAACTCCTGTCCTTCATCTCCCGGGTCACTGATG GAGTGTCCAGCATAGACGTCAGTGCGCGAAGTCACAATAAAGTCACGGTGATCGGCGGAGGAGACTTGGCTCTGGCTTGTCTATTGGCCATATCGGCAAAG CGGGCTGCGGACAAGTTTGTTCTTCTTGACATCAGCGATGGCGGATCGAAAGGGGGCGGAGCTACGGACCTAGAACTTTTCTCCATTCCAAATGTGGAAGTTAGCAAAG ACCTGTCCTCTGTTGCTGGCTCCAAGGTCATAGTCATAACGGTGAATGCATGGAGTAACGCCCAGTCCTATTTGGAGGTCCTACAAAGCAACGTGGACCTGCTGCGTGGATTTGTACCGGCCGTGTCCTATTATTGCCCAGACAGCGTGTTGGTCATCGCTTCCCAGCCTG TGGAGATTATGACCTATGTAGCCTGGAAGCTGAGTGGTCTACCGCACAGACAAGTCGTCGGGATCGGATGTAACCTGGATACTGTGAGGTTTCAGCGTATCGTACAGACAATGGCCAATTCTTCTGAGGAGTCACAGACCGGATGGGTCATCGGGGAGCAAGGGGCCGACAAAG TCACCTCGTGGGGAGATTCTAATCCTGCAAATAATCACACGACGTCCGCAAAAATCTATCCCAAGCTTTTCCAGGAGCAGCTGACAAACAG AGCAATGGAGGTCATGAAAGGTAAAGGTCAGAGGTCATGGTCTATCGGTCTTTCTGTAGCAGATATTACGGACACCATTGTGCAAAATAAAAAGAAGATTCACTCTGTTTCTTCACTTGCTAAG GGATTCTTCAGCATTCAGAAGGAGGTGTTTCTGAGCGTTCCCTGCGTGCTGGGACAAGGCGGGGTGCTGGAGACCCCCCAGATCCTACAACATGAAGATGACGTATCTGAGACCCTCCATAAAAGTGCAGCTTCTATATACGACCTGCAGCAGCAGCTGAGCCTGTGA
- the UEVLD gene encoding ubiquitin-conjugating enzyme E2 variant 3 isoform X2 — translation MEFSAELMRQRLGKYKFRDLTIEELKDVHRAFPNFLYSMDTYTFKDGSQKDLLNLSGTVPMKFQGSSYNIPICLWLLDSHPFAPPLCFLKPTQIMGIRVGKHIDSHGRIYLPYLQNWSHPKSTILGLIKEMAAAFEQELPLYSLSAEEAARQKELLSFISRVTDGVSSIDVSARSHNKVTVIGGGDLALACLLAISAKRAADKFVLLDISDGGSKGGGATDLELFSIPNVEVSKDLSSVAGSKVIVITVNAWSNAQSYLEVLQSNVDLLRGFVPAVSYYCPDSVLVIASQPVEIMTYVAWKLSGLPHRQVVGIGCNLDTVRFQRIVQTMANSSEESQTGWVIGEQGADKVTSWGDSNPANNHTTSAKIYPKLFQEQLTNRAMEVMKGKGQRSWSIGLSVADITDTIVQNKKKIHSVSSLAKGFFSIQKEVFLSVPCVLGQGGVLETPQILQHEDDVSETLHKSAASIYDLQQQLSL, via the exons ATGGAGTTCAGTGCGGAGCTGATGCGGCAGCGGCTCGGGAAG TATAAATTTCGGGACCTGACCATCGAAGAGTTAAAGGATGTCCACCGAGCCTTCCCCAACTTCCTCTATTCCATGGACACCTACA catttAAAGATGGATCTCAGAAGGATTTGTTGAATCTCTCAGGAACAGTTCCCATGAAGTTCCAGG GAAGCTCCTATAACATCCCCATCTGCCTGTGGCTCCTGGATTCTCACCCGTTCGCCCCACCGCTCTGTTTTCTGAAGCCGACGCAGATCATGGGGATCAGAGTTGGGAAGCACATAGATAGTCATGGCCGGATCTATTTGCCGTATCTGCAGAACTGGAGCCAT CCCAAGTCTACCATCCTCGGCTTGATCAAAGAAATGGCAGCAGCCTTCGAGCAGGAGCTTCCGCTCTATTCCCTCTCCGCTGAAGAAGCCGCCAGACAGAAGGAACTCCTGTCCTTCATCTCCCGGGTCACTGATG GAGTGTCCAGCATAGACGTCAGTGCGCGAAGTCACAATAAAGTCACGGTGATCGGCGGAGGAGACTTGGCTCTGGCTTGTCTATTGGCCATATCGGCAAAG CGGGCTGCGGACAAGTTTGTTCTTCTTGACATCAGCGATGGCGGATCGAAAGGGGGCGGAGCTACGGACCTAGAACTTTTCTCCATTCCAAATGTGGAAGTTAGCAAAG ACCTGTCCTCTGTTGCTGGCTCCAAGGTCATAGTCATAACGGTGAATGCATGGAGTAACGCCCAGTCCTATTTGGAGGTCCTACAAAGCAACGTGGACCTGCTGCGTGGATTTGTACCGGCCGTGTCCTATTATTGCCCAGACAGCGTGTTGGTCATCGCTTCCCAGCCTG TGGAGATTATGACCTATGTAGCCTGGAAGCTGAGTGGTCTACCGCACAGACAAGTCGTCGGGATCGGATGTAACCTGGATACTGTGAGGTTTCAGCGTATCGTACAGACAATGGCCAATTCTTCTGAGGAGTCACAGACCGGATGGGTCATCGGGGAGCAAGGGGCCGACAAAG TCACCTCGTGGGGAGATTCTAATCCTGCAAATAATCACACGACGTCCGCAAAAATCTATCCCAAGCTTTTCCAGGAGCAGCTGACAAACAG AGCAATGGAGGTCATGAAAGGTAAAGGTCAGAGGTCATGGTCTATCGGTCTTTCTGTAGCAGATATTACGGACACCATTGTGCAAAATAAAAAGAAGATTCACTCTGTTTCTTCACTTGCTAAG GGATTCTTCAGCATTCAGAAGGAGGTGTTTCTGAGCGTTCCCTGCGTGCTGGGACAAGGCGGGGTGCTGGAGACCCCCCAGATCCTACAACATGAAGATGACGTATCTGAGACCCTCCATAAAAGTGCAGCTTCTATATACGACCTGCAGCAGCAGCTGAGCCTGTGA
- the UEVLD gene encoding ubiquitin-conjugating enzyme E2 variant 3 isoform X3 produces MDTYTFKDGSQKDLLNLSGTVPMKFQGSSYNIPICLWLLDSHPFAPPLCFLKPTQIMGIRVGKHIDSHGRIYLPYLQNWSHPKSTILGLIKEMAAAFEQELPLYSLSAEEAARQKELLSFISRVTDGVSSIDVSARSHNKVTVIGGGDLALACLLAISAKRAADKFVLLDISDGGSKGGGATDLELFSIPNVEVSKDLSSVAGSKVIVITVNAWSNAQSYLEVLQSNVDLLRGFVPAVSYYCPDSVLVIASQPVEIMTYVAWKLSGLPHRQVVGIGCNLDTVRFQRIVQTMANSSEESQTGWVIGEQGADKVTSWGDSNPANNHTTSAKIYPKLFQEQLTNRAMEVMKGKGQRSWSIGLSVADITDTIVQNKKKIHSVSSLAKGFFSIQKEVFLSVPCVLGQGGVLETPQILQHEDDVSETLHKSAASIYDLQQQLSL; encoded by the exons ATGGACACCTACA catttAAAGATGGATCTCAGAAGGATTTGTTGAATCTCTCAGGAACAGTTCCCATGAAGTTCCAGG GAAGCTCCTATAACATCCCCATCTGCCTGTGGCTCCTGGATTCTCACCCGTTCGCCCCACCGCTCTGTTTTCTGAAGCCGACGCAGATCATGGGGATCAGAGTTGGGAAGCACATAGATAGTCATGGCCGGATCTATTTGCCGTATCTGCAGAACTGGAGCCAT CCCAAGTCTACCATCCTCGGCTTGATCAAAGAAATGGCAGCAGCCTTCGAGCAGGAGCTTCCGCTCTATTCCCTCTCCGCTGAAGAAGCCGCCAGACAGAAGGAACTCCTGTCCTTCATCTCCCGGGTCACTGATG GAGTGTCCAGCATAGACGTCAGTGCGCGAAGTCACAATAAAGTCACGGTGATCGGCGGAGGAGACTTGGCTCTGGCTTGTCTATTGGCCATATCGGCAAAG CGGGCTGCGGACAAGTTTGTTCTTCTTGACATCAGCGATGGCGGATCGAAAGGGGGCGGAGCTACGGACCTAGAACTTTTCTCCATTCCAAATGTGGAAGTTAGCAAAG ACCTGTCCTCTGTTGCTGGCTCCAAGGTCATAGTCATAACGGTGAATGCATGGAGTAACGCCCAGTCCTATTTGGAGGTCCTACAAAGCAACGTGGACCTGCTGCGTGGATTTGTACCGGCCGTGTCCTATTATTGCCCAGACAGCGTGTTGGTCATCGCTTCCCAGCCTG TGGAGATTATGACCTATGTAGCCTGGAAGCTGAGTGGTCTACCGCACAGACAAGTCGTCGGGATCGGATGTAACCTGGATACTGTGAGGTTTCAGCGTATCGTACAGACAATGGCCAATTCTTCTGAGGAGTCACAGACCGGATGGGTCATCGGGGAGCAAGGGGCCGACAAAG TCACCTCGTGGGGAGATTCTAATCCTGCAAATAATCACACGACGTCCGCAAAAATCTATCCCAAGCTTTTCCAGGAGCAGCTGACAAACAG AGCAATGGAGGTCATGAAAGGTAAAGGTCAGAGGTCATGGTCTATCGGTCTTTCTGTAGCAGATATTACGGACACCATTGTGCAAAATAAAAAGAAGATTCACTCTGTTTCTTCACTTGCTAAG GGATTCTTCAGCATTCAGAAGGAGGTGTTTCTGAGCGTTCCCTGCGTGCTGGGACAAGGCGGGGTGCTGGAGACCCCCCAGATCCTACAACATGAAGATGACGTATCTGAGACCCTCCATAAAAGTGCAGCTTCTATATACGACCTGCAGCAGCAGCTGAGCCTGTGA
- the UEVLD gene encoding ubiquitin-conjugating enzyme E2 variant 3 isoform X4, which yields MTATRLQYHSPKSTILGLIKEMAAAFEQELPLYSLSAEEAARQKELLSFISRVTDGVSSIDVSARSHNKVTVIGGGDLALACLLAISAKRAADKFVLLDISDGGSKGGGATDLELFSIPNVEVSKDLSSVAGSKVIVITVNAWSNAQSYLEVLQSNVDLLRGFVPAVSYYCPDSVLVIASQPVEIMTYVAWKLSGLPHRQVVGIGCNLDTVRFQRIVQTMANSSEESQTGWVIGEQGADKVTSWGDSNPANNHTTSAKIYPKLFQEQLTNRAMEVMKGKGQRSWSIGLSVADITDTIVQNKKKIHSVSSLAKGFFSIQKEVFLSVPCVLGQGGVLETPQILQHEDDVSETLHKSAASIYDLQQQLSL from the exons ATGACGGCGACCAGACTCCAGTATCACTCC CCCAAGTCTACCATCCTCGGCTTGATCAAAGAAATGGCAGCAGCCTTCGAGCAGGAGCTTCCGCTCTATTCCCTCTCCGCTGAAGAAGCCGCCAGACAGAAGGAACTCCTGTCCTTCATCTCCCGGGTCACTGATG GAGTGTCCAGCATAGACGTCAGTGCGCGAAGTCACAATAAAGTCACGGTGATCGGCGGAGGAGACTTGGCTCTGGCTTGTCTATTGGCCATATCGGCAAAG CGGGCTGCGGACAAGTTTGTTCTTCTTGACATCAGCGATGGCGGATCGAAAGGGGGCGGAGCTACGGACCTAGAACTTTTCTCCATTCCAAATGTGGAAGTTAGCAAAG ACCTGTCCTCTGTTGCTGGCTCCAAGGTCATAGTCATAACGGTGAATGCATGGAGTAACGCCCAGTCCTATTTGGAGGTCCTACAAAGCAACGTGGACCTGCTGCGTGGATTTGTACCGGCCGTGTCCTATTATTGCCCAGACAGCGTGTTGGTCATCGCTTCCCAGCCTG TGGAGATTATGACCTATGTAGCCTGGAAGCTGAGTGGTCTACCGCACAGACAAGTCGTCGGGATCGGATGTAACCTGGATACTGTGAGGTTTCAGCGTATCGTACAGACAATGGCCAATTCTTCTGAGGAGTCACAGACCGGATGGGTCATCGGGGAGCAAGGGGCCGACAAAG TCACCTCGTGGGGAGATTCTAATCCTGCAAATAATCACACGACGTCCGCAAAAATCTATCCCAAGCTTTTCCAGGAGCAGCTGACAAACAG AGCAATGGAGGTCATGAAAGGTAAAGGTCAGAGGTCATGGTCTATCGGTCTTTCTGTAGCAGATATTACGGACACCATTGTGCAAAATAAAAAGAAGATTCACTCTGTTTCTTCACTTGCTAAG GGATTCTTCAGCATTCAGAAGGAGGTGTTTCTGAGCGTTCCCTGCGTGCTGGGACAAGGCGGGGTGCTGGAGACCCCCCAGATCCTACAACATGAAGATGACGTATCTGAGACCCTCCATAAAAGTGCAGCTTCTATATACGACCTGCAGCAGCAGCTGAGCCTGTGA
- the UEVLD gene encoding ubiquitin-conjugating enzyme E2 variant 3 isoform X5 yields the protein MAAAFEQELPLYSLSAEEAARQKELLSFISRVTDGVSSIDVSARSHNKVTVIGGGDLALACLLAISAKRAADKFVLLDISDGGSKGGGATDLELFSIPNVEVSKDLSSVAGSKVIVITVNAWSNAQSYLEVLQSNVDLLRGFVPAVSYYCPDSVLVIASQPVEIMTYVAWKLSGLPHRQVVGIGCNLDTVRFQRIVQTMANSSEESQTGWVIGEQGADKVTSWGDSNPANNHTTSAKIYPKLFQEQLTNRAMEVMKGKGQRSWSIGLSVADITDTIVQNKKKIHSVSSLAKGFFSIQKEVFLSVPCVLGQGGVLETPQILQHEDDVSETLHKSAASIYDLQQQLSL from the exons ATGGCAGCAGCCTTCGAGCAGGAGCTTCCGCTCTATTCCCTCTCCGCTGAAGAAGCCGCCAGACAGAAGGAACTCCTGTCCTTCATCTCCCGGGTCACTGATG GAGTGTCCAGCATAGACGTCAGTGCGCGAAGTCACAATAAAGTCACGGTGATCGGCGGAGGAGACTTGGCTCTGGCTTGTCTATTGGCCATATCGGCAAAG CGGGCTGCGGACAAGTTTGTTCTTCTTGACATCAGCGATGGCGGATCGAAAGGGGGCGGAGCTACGGACCTAGAACTTTTCTCCATTCCAAATGTGGAAGTTAGCAAAG ACCTGTCCTCTGTTGCTGGCTCCAAGGTCATAGTCATAACGGTGAATGCATGGAGTAACGCCCAGTCCTATTTGGAGGTCCTACAAAGCAACGTGGACCTGCTGCGTGGATTTGTACCGGCCGTGTCCTATTATTGCCCAGACAGCGTGTTGGTCATCGCTTCCCAGCCTG TGGAGATTATGACCTATGTAGCCTGGAAGCTGAGTGGTCTACCGCACAGACAAGTCGTCGGGATCGGATGTAACCTGGATACTGTGAGGTTTCAGCGTATCGTACAGACAATGGCCAATTCTTCTGAGGAGTCACAGACCGGATGGGTCATCGGGGAGCAAGGGGCCGACAAAG TCACCTCGTGGGGAGATTCTAATCCTGCAAATAATCACACGACGTCCGCAAAAATCTATCCCAAGCTTTTCCAGGAGCAGCTGACAAACAG AGCAATGGAGGTCATGAAAGGTAAAGGTCAGAGGTCATGGTCTATCGGTCTTTCTGTAGCAGATATTACGGACACCATTGTGCAAAATAAAAAGAAGATTCACTCTGTTTCTTCACTTGCTAAG GGATTCTTCAGCATTCAGAAGGAGGTGTTTCTGAGCGTTCCCTGCGTGCTGGGACAAGGCGGGGTGCTGGAGACCCCCCAGATCCTACAACATGAAGATGACGTATCTGAGACCCTCCATAAAAGTGCAGCTTCTATATACGACCTGCAGCAGCAGCTGAGCCTGTGA